In Primulina huaijiensis isolate GDHJ02 chromosome 16, ASM1229523v2, whole genome shotgun sequence, a single genomic region encodes these proteins:
- the LOC140961855 gene encoding uncharacterized protein, whose amino-acid sequence MYQDSFPNNFSISSILQGIKDSSPLMLHPCPVHRGSIHCTWTSSRKMLRLYTLKSFSFCQTLSTCDGLNFKTPRIYCIGCSTRLSAIMASTISTSVTTEHEPVSTLDGSIQKPPPLQVAKRLEKFKTTIFTQMSSLAIKHVAINLGQGFPNFDGPEFVKEAAIQAIRDGKNQYARGYGVPDLNSAVAERFKKDTGLVVDPEKEVTVTSGCTEAIAATILGLINPGDEVILFAPFYDSYEATLSMAGAKITCVALRPPDFSVPIDELRKIVSKDTRAILMNTPHNPTGKMFSREELDAIASLCIEHDILVFSDEVYDKLAFEMDHISIASLPGMYNRTITLNSLGKTFSLTGWKIGWAIAPPHLTWGVRQAHSFLTFATSTPMQNAAATALRAPESYYEELRRDYITKKTILVEGLKSVGFTVFPSRGTYFVVVDHTSFGLENDIAFCEYLIKEVGVVAIPTSVFYLNPEDGKNLVRFTFCKDEGTLKSAVERMKEKLVKKKS is encoded by the exons atgtatcAAGATTCCTTCCCCAATAACTTTTCAATCAGTTCGATTCTACAAGGAATCAAGGATAGCTCGCCGCTCATGCTTCATCCCTGCCCTGTCCATCGTGGTTCAATTCATTGCACCTGGACATCGTCCCGCAAAATGCTTAGACTCTACACCCTCAAATCCTTCAGTTTTTGCCAAACATTGTCTACATGTGACGGCTTGAATTTTAAAACTCCTAGAATCTATTGCATTGGCTGCAGCACAAGGCTTTCAGCTATCATGGCTTCAACAATATCCACCTCCGTGACTACTGAGCACGAACCTGTTTCAACTCTGGACGGATCAATCCAGAAACCACCTCCTCTACAG GTTGCCAAGCGCTTGGAGAAGTTCAAAACCACAATTTTTACACAAATGAGCAGTCTTGCCATCAAGCATGTAGCTATCAATCTTGGACAAGGCTTTCCCAATTTCGATGGTCCAGAGTTCGTAAAAGAAGCAGCTATTCAAGCCATTAGGGATGGTAAAAATCAATATGCCCGTGGATATGGAGTTCCTGATCTAAATTCAGCTGTGGCCGAGCGTTTCAAGAAAGATACTGGCCTCGTGGTTGATCCCGAGAAGGAGGTCACCGTCACATCTGGATGCACTGAAGCAATTGCTGCAACAATTTTAGGCTTGATAAATCCCGGTGACGAAGTTATTCTCTTTGCTCCGTTCTATGATTCCTATGAAGCTACATTATCCATGGCCGGTGCTAAAATAACGTGCGTCGCGTTACGGCCCCCAGATTTTTCTGTCCCAATCGATGAACTCAGGAAGATTGTTTCGAAAGACACACGAGCCATACTGATGAACACTCCGCATAATCCAACGGGGAAAATGTTCAGTAGAGAAGAACTCGATGCTATTGCCTCCCTTTGCATCGAGCATGACATACTGGTATTCTCGGACGAAGTTTACGACAAGTTAGCATTCGAAATGGACCACATTTCCATTGCATCGCTTCCCGGTATGTACAACCGGACCATTACCTTAAATTCTCTGGGGAAGACATTCTCACTGACTGGCTGGAAAATCGGTTGGGCCATAGCTCCCCCACACTTGACCTGGGGAGTGAGGCAGGCACATTCTTTCCTCACTTTCGCAACATCCACCCCGATGCAAAATGCCGCTGCGACGGCTCTTAGGGCTCCAGAATCTTACTACGAAGAGCTAAGGAGGGATTACATCACCAAGAAAACTATCCTGGTAGAGGGTTTAAAGTCAGTGGGATTCACAGTTTTTCCATCAAGGGGAACCTACTTCGTGGTGGTGGATCACACCTCTTTTGGGCTCGAGAATGACATTGCCTTTTGCGAGTATCTGATCAAGGAAGTTGGGGTGGTCGCGATCCCAACGAGCGTGTTTTATCTGAATCCAGAAGATGGAAAGAATCTTGTAAGGTTTACTTTCTGCAAAGATGAAGGGACTCTGAAAAGCGCCGTGGAGAGGATGAAGGAGAAGCTGGTGAAGAAGAAATCATGA